One Pseudochaenichthys georgianus unplaced genomic scaffold, fPseGeo1.2 scaffold_639_arrow_ctg1, whole genome shotgun sequence genomic region harbors:
- the anln gene encoding anillin isoform X3: MDPFTEKLLERTRARRENLQKKMADRPNAASRAMVKRPLADANSATSGTLGEKVPQLSSKPSPSKRRCSEENVAGEENQEPAMSRSVAPVLSDPPTDKKPPTGPNSVRHASSLERNAPRPVEKMVGVSPPVAQSFREEEAMVPVRSTPRRKEDPEEDEAPPTAGMRSRLQRLAAQRKYWDGDDSSEAAPDPPSPPKRHPEAAAAPPTPSSGPPAGRRGRLANLAATIGSWEDDLSHAAFPTEKQSSAVPTSAGRGANGAIGAKPSPAGSKSTPGAQALYGPPKPGRIDLPTPQKVEVPAARAALQSVSSIQGPSSPQKSSIQGASFPSTPQKSSIQGASFPSTPQKSSIQGASFPSTPQKSSIQGPCSPQKSSIQGASFPSSPQKSSIQGPCSPQKAGPSSLTSVSQSPLKTQALSRNLNPVPSPQKPELRTKPTITGSSGPKGSPGGPGVKSFLERFGEKCQERSNLSSPAGGSRTPAGTPSSLTPNTRLVQERLRAATHTTTADLTQKQKLERESELAQIRSRFQKGSNLWKDQAAGTNTNTDVKEQPEKPVESGVSQRDEPEDAAAQRTDTPTKSVPPGHGTMSPPASTSSPLRVLRPAERTTEEEEEEEEVKEREMNVDSSINSAVINQLFEGVLDQSDEDDEDEEDALNISSMSLIIPLESVAAVVKSPESRMMTSTPATSFLVKSGTPEEASRRSKFQRSNMVRGASSGETLEEERGLPYSIDSYRSIRVKETERPAVKQVIVRKEDVTQRAEEPRGAALINVKQKMKVLSTGLNLQQTVIHQASQALNCCTDEEHGRGSQVEAEAERLLLVATEKREALKAELERLTRDPTGQKKPLSAPGPSGPSASKGSVTLQELRLPLKADFVCSIANKPEATKHSFFLMLRAGVENTVATPLASTHRGLSGDTLSFPTSFTISDVSSDFEIDVEVYSLVQRRDVGNDKKKKASKSKIIRRHVHEAHDMCMSAMTPKRFLAITKSVQTPVMASPGGPNSVRTSNFLLVGSHKLTLASIGQNKFHLDKVPFLCPLEGNVYLKMQCEVGSQVEERGFLTLFEDVSGFGSWHRRWCVLSGYCISYWTYPDDEKRKNPIGRLNLRHCTSQRVDPVNREFCARPNTLELITVRPQRAEDRETLVSQCTDTMCVTKNWLSADTKDERSLWMSQLNQILVDLRVWQPDACYRPQ, translated from the exons ATGGATCCATTTACTGAG AAACTGTTGGAGCGGACCCGGGCGCGCAGGGAGAACCTGCAGAAGAAGATGGCCGACAGACCCAACGCGGCGAGCAGAGCGATGGTGAAGAGACCGCTGGCCGACGCCAACAGCGCGACCAGCGGGACGCTCGGCGAGAAAG TTCCACAGCTTTCCTCCAAGCCTTCCCCCTCCAAGCGCCGCTGCTCGGAGGAAAATGTAGCCGGCGAGGAGAACCAGGAGCCAGCGATGAGCCGATCCGTGGCCCCCGTGCTCTCAGACCCCCCCACAGATAAGAAACCCCCAACGGGGCCCAACAGTGTCCGCCACGCCTCGTCTCTGGAGAGGAACGCACCCCGACCCGTGGAGAAGATG GTGGGTGTGTCTCCTCCTGTTGCCCAAAGCTTCAGAGAGGAGGAGGCGATGGTTCCTGTGAGGTCGACCCCTCGGAGGAAGGAGGATCCAGAAGAAGATGAGGCTCCTCCCACTGCCGGCATGCGGTCTCGTCTGCAGAGGCTCGCGGCGCAGAGGAAGTACTGGGATGGAGACG ACTCCTCTGAAGCGGCTCCAGACCCCCCGTCTCCTCCGAAGAGACACCCTGAGGCAGCTGCAGCACCCCCCACCCCGTCCTCAGGACCTCCTGCTGGGAGGAGAGGGCGTCTCGCTAACCTCGCCGCCACCATCGGGTCCTGGGAGGACGACCTGAGCCACGCTGCGTTCCCCACGGAGAAGCAGAGCTCTGCCGTCCCCACGTCAGCCGGCAGAGGAGCTAACGGGGCTATCGGAGCCAAGCCGAGTCCCGCAGGCAGCAAGTCGACGCCCGGCGCTCAG GCTCTGTACGGCCCACCTAAGCCCGGTCGAATTGACCTCCCAACCCCCCAGAAGGTGGAGGTTCCTGCAGCAAGAGCAGCTCTCCAGTCAGTGAGCTCCATCCAGGGTCCATCCAGCCCCCAGAAGAGCTCCATCCAGGGGGCATCCTTCCCCTCCACCCCCCAGAAGAGCTCCATCCAGGGGGCATCCTTCCCCTCCACCCCCCAGAAGAGCTCCATCCAGGGGGCATCCTTCCCCTCCACCCCCCAGAAGAGCTCCATCCAGGGTCCATGCAGCCCCCAGAAGAGCTCCATCCAGGGGGCATCCTTTCCCTCCAGCCCCCAGAAGAGCTCCATCCAGGGTCCATGCAGCCCCCAGAAGGCCGGACCCTCATCCCTAACATCCGTGTCTCAGAGCCCCCTGAAGACCCAGGCCCTCTCCAGGAACCTGAATCCCGTCCCCAGCCCCCAGAAACCAGAACTCAGAACCAAGCCCACCATCACTGGATCCTCTGGGCCCAAGGGCTCCCCAGGAGGACCTG GTGTGAAATCTTTCCTGGAGCGCTTTGGAGAGAAGTGCCAGGAGCGCAGTAACCTTTCCTCTCCAGCAGGGGGCTCCAGGACCCCTGCTGGGACTCCTTCCTCCCTCACCCCGAACACCCGTTTGGTTCAGGAGAGACTGAGAGCCGCCACTCACACAACTACTGCTGACCTCACCCAGAAACAGAAGCTG GAGCGAGAGTCAGAGCTGGCTCAGATCCGCAGTCGCTTCCAGAAGGGGAGCAACTTGTGGAAAGATCAGGCAGCCGGAACCAACACGAACACCGACGTCAAG GAGCAGCCAGAGAAGCCCGTGGAGTCCGGCGTGTCTCAGAGAGACGAGCCGGAGGACGCTGCGGCCCAGAGGACGGACACGCCCACGAAGAGCGTCCCTCCAG gcCATGGGACGATGTCGCCTCCAGCCTCAACATCCAGTCCTCTGAGGGTCCTCCGCCCTGCAGAGAGAACcacagaggaggaagaggaggaggaagaggttaAGGAGCGGGAGATGAACGTGGACAGCTCCATCAACTCTGCTGTTATCAACCAGCTGTTTGAGGGAGTCCTGGACCAGAGcgatgaggatgatgaggatgaggaaGACGCTCTGAACATCTCCTCCATGTCTCTGATCATTCCTCTGGAGAGTGTGGCTGCTGTGGTGAAGAGTCCAGAGAGCAGGATGATG aCGTCTACTCCAGCCACCTCCTTCCTGGTGAAGAGCGGCACTCCCGAAGAGGCGTCCAGGCGGAGTAAGTTCCAGAGATCCAACATGGTGCGAGGCGCCTCCTCGGGGGAGACgctggaggaggagagaggccttCCATACAG catCGACTCCTACAGGTCGATCCGAGTGAAGGAGACGGAGAGGCCGGCAGTGAAGCAGGTGATCGTGAGGAAAGAGGACGTGACTCAGAGAGCAGAGGAGCCCCGCGGAGCCGCTCTGATCAACGTCAAGCAGAAGATGAAG GTCCTGAGCACGGGGCTGAACCTGCAGCAGACGGTCATCCATCAGGCCAGCCAGGCTCTGAACTGCTGCACCGACGAGGAGCACGGCAGGGGGTCGCAGGTGGAGGCCGAGGCCGAGAGGCTGCTGCTGGTGGCCA CGGAGAAGAGGGAGGCTCTGAAGGCAGAGCTGGAGCGTCTGACCAGAGACCCCACGGGACAGAAGAAGCCCCTCTCAGCCCCGGGACCCTCTGGACCCTCGGCCTCTAAAGGCTCCGTCACTCTGCAGGAGCTCCGTCTGCCTCTCAAGGCCGACTTCGTCTGCTCCATCGCCAACAAGCCAG AGGCGACCAAGCACTCGTTCTTCCTGATGCTTCGAGCTGGAGTGGAGAACACTGTGGCGACTCCGCTAGCGAGCACACATCGAGGACTGAGTGGAGACACGCTGTCCTTCCCCACCAGCTTCACCAT ATCGGACGTCTCCAGTGACTTTGAGATCGATGTCGAGGTCTACAGCTTG GTGCAGAGGCGAGACGTCGGCAACGACAAGAAGAAGAAAGCCAGCAAGTCAAAG ataATAAGGAGACATGTTCATGAGGCCCATGATATGTGTATGTCG GCTATGACTCCGAAGAGGTTCCTGGCCATCACT AAAAGTGTCCAGACTCCAG tgatgGCGAGTCCTGGAGGACCGAACTCTGTGCGCACCAGCAACTTCCTCCTGGTCGGATCCCACAAGCTCACCCTGGCCTCCATCGGGCAGAACAAGTTCCACCTGGACAAG GTGCCGTTCCTGTGTCCTCTGGAGGGAAACGTCTACCTGAAGATGCAGTGTGAGGTGGGCTCGCAGGTGGAGGAGAGGGGCTTCCTG ACGCTGTTTGAGGACGTCAGTGGGTTCGGCTCGTGGCACAGGAGGTGGTGTGTTCTGTCCGGATACTGCATCTCCTACTGGACCTACCCCGACGACGAGAAGCGCAAG aacccCATCGGGCGTCTGAACCTGCGTCACTGCACCAGTCAGCGCGTGGACCCGGTGAACAGGGAGTTCTGCGCCCGACCCAACACGTTGGAGCTGATCACTGTTCGGCCGCAGAGAGCCGAGGACCGGGAGACCCTCGTCTCGCAGTGCACCGACACCATGTGTGTCACCAA GAACTGGCTGAGTGCGGACACGAAGGACGAGAGGAGCCTTTGGATGAGCCAACTGAACCAGATTCTGGTGGACCTGAGGGTGTGGCAGCCGGACGCCTGCTACCGGCCGCAGTGA
- the anln gene encoding anillin isoform X2 yields MDPFTEKLLERTRARRENLQKKMADRPNAASRAMVKRPLADANSATSGTLGEKVPQLSSKPSPSKRRCSEENVAGEENQEPAMSRSVAPVLSDPPTDKKPPTGPNSVRHASSLERNAPRPVEKMVGVSPPVAQSFREEQKKVGVSPPVAQSFREEEAMVPVRSTPRRKEDPEEDEAPPTAGMRSRLQRLAAQRKYWDGDDSSEAAPDPPSPPKRHPEAAAAPPTPSSGPPAGRRGRLANLAATIGSWEDDLSHAAFPTEKQSSAVPTSAGRGANGAIGAKPSPAGSKSTPGAQALYGPPKPGRIDLPTPQKVEVPAARAALQSVSSIQGPSSPQKSSIQGASFPSTPQKSSIQGASFPSTPQKSSIQGASFPSTPQKSSIQGPCSPQKSSIQGASFPSSPQKSSIQGPCSPQKAGPSSLTSVSQSPLKTQALSRNLNPVPSPQKPELRTKPTITGSSGPKGSPGGPGVKSFLERFGEKCQERSNLSSPAGGSRTPAGTPSSLTPNTRLVQERLRAATHTTTADLTQKQKLERESELAQIRSRFQKGSNLWKDQAAGTNTNTDVKEQPEKPVESGVSQRDEPEDAAAQRTDTPTKSVPPGHGTMSPPASTSSPLRVLRPAERTTEEEEEEEEVKEREMNVDSSINSAVINQLFEGVLDQSDEDDEDEEDALNISSMSLIIPLESVAAVVKSPESRMMTSTPATSFLVKSGTPEEASRRSKFQRSNMVRGASSGETLEEERGLPYSIDSYRSIRVKETERPAVKQVIVRKEDVTQRAEEPRGAALINVKQKMKVLSTGLNLQQTVIHQASQALNCCTDEEHGRGSQVEAEAERLLLVATEKREALKAELERLTRDPTGQKKPLSAPGPSGPSASKGSVTLQELRLPLKADFVCSIANKPEATKHSFFLMLRAGVENTVATPLASTHRGLSGDTLSFPTSFTISDVSSDFEIDVEVYSLVQRRDVGNDKKKKASKSKAMTPKRFLAITKSVQTPVMASPGGPNSVRTSNFLLVGSHKLTLASIGQNKFHLDKVPFLCPLEGNVYLKMQCEVGSQVEERGFLTLFEDVSGFGSWHRRWCVLSGYCISYWTYPDDEKRKNPIGRLNLRHCTSQRVDPVNREFCARPNTLELITVRPQRAEDRETLVSQCTDTMCVTKNWLSADTKDERSLWMSQLNQILVDLRVWQPDACYRPQ; encoded by the exons ATGGATCCATTTACTGAG AAACTGTTGGAGCGGACCCGGGCGCGCAGGGAGAACCTGCAGAAGAAGATGGCCGACAGACCCAACGCGGCGAGCAGAGCGATGGTGAAGAGACCGCTGGCCGACGCCAACAGCGCGACCAGCGGGACGCTCGGCGAGAAAG TTCCACAGCTTTCCTCCAAGCCTTCCCCCTCCAAGCGCCGCTGCTCGGAGGAAAATGTAGCCGGCGAGGAGAACCAGGAGCCAGCGATGAGCCGATCCGTGGCCCCCGTGCTCTCAGACCCCCCCACAGATAAGAAACCCCCAACGGGGCCCAACAGTGTCCGCCACGCCTCGTCTCTGGAGAGGAACGCACCCCGACCCGTGGAGAAGATGGTGGGTGTGTCTCCTCCTGTTGCCCAAAGCTTCAGAGAGGAGCAGAAGAAGGTGGGTGTGTCTCCTCCTGTTGCCCAAAGCTTCAGAGAGGAGGAGGCGATGGTTCCTGTGAGGTCGACCCCTCGGAGGAAGGAGGATCCAGAAGAAGATGAGGCTCCTCCCACTGCCGGCATGCGGTCTCGTCTGCAGAGGCTCGCGGCGCAGAGGAAGTACTGGGATGGAGACG ACTCCTCTGAAGCGGCTCCAGACCCCCCGTCTCCTCCGAAGAGACACCCTGAGGCAGCTGCAGCACCCCCCACCCCGTCCTCAGGACCTCCTGCTGGGAGGAGAGGGCGTCTCGCTAACCTCGCCGCCACCATCGGGTCCTGGGAGGACGACCTGAGCCACGCTGCGTTCCCCACGGAGAAGCAGAGCTCTGCCGTCCCCACGTCAGCCGGCAGAGGAGCTAACGGGGCTATCGGAGCCAAGCCGAGTCCCGCAGGCAGCAAGTCGACGCCCGGCGCTCAG GCTCTGTACGGCCCACCTAAGCCCGGTCGAATTGACCTCCCAACCCCCCAGAAGGTGGAGGTTCCTGCAGCAAGAGCAGCTCTCCAGTCAGTGAGCTCCATCCAGGGTCCATCCAGCCCCCAGAAGAGCTCCATCCAGGGGGCATCCTTCCCCTCCACCCCCCAGAAGAGCTCCATCCAGGGGGCATCCTTCCCCTCCACCCCCCAGAAGAGCTCCATCCAGGGGGCATCCTTCCCCTCCACCCCCCAGAAGAGCTCCATCCAGGGTCCATGCAGCCCCCAGAAGAGCTCCATCCAGGGGGCATCCTTTCCCTCCAGCCCCCAGAAGAGCTCCATCCAGGGTCCATGCAGCCCCCAGAAGGCCGGACCCTCATCCCTAACATCCGTGTCTCAGAGCCCCCTGAAGACCCAGGCCCTCTCCAGGAACCTGAATCCCGTCCCCAGCCCCCAGAAACCAGAACTCAGAACCAAGCCCACCATCACTGGATCCTCTGGGCCCAAGGGCTCCCCAGGAGGACCTG GTGTGAAATCTTTCCTGGAGCGCTTTGGAGAGAAGTGCCAGGAGCGCAGTAACCTTTCCTCTCCAGCAGGGGGCTCCAGGACCCCTGCTGGGACTCCTTCCTCCCTCACCCCGAACACCCGTTTGGTTCAGGAGAGACTGAGAGCCGCCACTCACACAACTACTGCTGACCTCACCCAGAAACAGAAGCTG GAGCGAGAGTCAGAGCTGGCTCAGATCCGCAGTCGCTTCCAGAAGGGGAGCAACTTGTGGAAAGATCAGGCAGCCGGAACCAACACGAACACCGACGTCAAG GAGCAGCCAGAGAAGCCCGTGGAGTCCGGCGTGTCTCAGAGAGACGAGCCGGAGGACGCTGCGGCCCAGAGGACGGACACGCCCACGAAGAGCGTCCCTCCAG gcCATGGGACGATGTCGCCTCCAGCCTCAACATCCAGTCCTCTGAGGGTCCTCCGCCCTGCAGAGAGAACcacagaggaggaagaggaggaggaagaggttaAGGAGCGGGAGATGAACGTGGACAGCTCCATCAACTCTGCTGTTATCAACCAGCTGTTTGAGGGAGTCCTGGACCAGAGcgatgaggatgatgaggatgaggaaGACGCTCTGAACATCTCCTCCATGTCTCTGATCATTCCTCTGGAGAGTGTGGCTGCTGTGGTGAAGAGTCCAGAGAGCAGGATGATG aCGTCTACTCCAGCCACCTCCTTCCTGGTGAAGAGCGGCACTCCCGAAGAGGCGTCCAGGCGGAGTAAGTTCCAGAGATCCAACATGGTGCGAGGCGCCTCCTCGGGGGAGACgctggaggaggagagaggccttCCATACAG catCGACTCCTACAGGTCGATCCGAGTGAAGGAGACGGAGAGGCCGGCAGTGAAGCAGGTGATCGTGAGGAAAGAGGACGTGACTCAGAGAGCAGAGGAGCCCCGCGGAGCCGCTCTGATCAACGTCAAGCAGAAGATGAAG GTCCTGAGCACGGGGCTGAACCTGCAGCAGACGGTCATCCATCAGGCCAGCCAGGCTCTGAACTGCTGCACCGACGAGGAGCACGGCAGGGGGTCGCAGGTGGAGGCCGAGGCCGAGAGGCTGCTGCTGGTGGCCA CGGAGAAGAGGGAGGCTCTGAAGGCAGAGCTGGAGCGTCTGACCAGAGACCCCACGGGACAGAAGAAGCCCCTCTCAGCCCCGGGACCCTCTGGACCCTCGGCCTCTAAAGGCTCCGTCACTCTGCAGGAGCTCCGTCTGCCTCTCAAGGCCGACTTCGTCTGCTCCATCGCCAACAAGCCAG AGGCGACCAAGCACTCGTTCTTCCTGATGCTTCGAGCTGGAGTGGAGAACACTGTGGCGACTCCGCTAGCGAGCACACATCGAGGACTGAGTGGAGACACGCTGTCCTTCCCCACCAGCTTCACCAT ATCGGACGTCTCCAGTGACTTTGAGATCGATGTCGAGGTCTACAGCTTG GTGCAGAGGCGAGACGTCGGCAACGACAAGAAGAAGAAAGCCAGCAAGTCAAAG GCTATGACTCCGAAGAGGTTCCTGGCCATCACT AAAAGTGTCCAGACTCCAG tgatgGCGAGTCCTGGAGGACCGAACTCTGTGCGCACCAGCAACTTCCTCCTGGTCGGATCCCACAAGCTCACCCTGGCCTCCATCGGGCAGAACAAGTTCCACCTGGACAAG GTGCCGTTCCTGTGTCCTCTGGAGGGAAACGTCTACCTGAAGATGCAGTGTGAGGTGGGCTCGCAGGTGGAGGAGAGGGGCTTCCTG ACGCTGTTTGAGGACGTCAGTGGGTTCGGCTCGTGGCACAGGAGGTGGTGTGTTCTGTCCGGATACTGCATCTCCTACTGGACCTACCCCGACGACGAGAAGCGCAAG aacccCATCGGGCGTCTGAACCTGCGTCACTGCACCAGTCAGCGCGTGGACCCGGTGAACAGGGAGTTCTGCGCCCGACCCAACACGTTGGAGCTGATCACTGTTCGGCCGCAGAGAGCCGAGGACCGGGAGACCCTCGTCTCGCAGTGCACCGACACCATGTGTGTCACCAA GAACTGGCTGAGTGCGGACACGAAGGACGAGAGGAGCCTTTGGATGAGCCAACTGAACCAGATTCTGGTGGACCTGAGGGTGTGGCAGCCGGACGCCTGCTACCGGCCGCAGTGA
- the anln gene encoding anillin isoform X1, with translation MDPFTEKLLERTRARRENLQKKMADRPNAASRAMVKRPLADANSATSGTLGEKVPQLSSKPSPSKRRCSEENVAGEENQEPAMSRSVAPVLSDPPTDKKPPTGPNSVRHASSLERNAPRPVEKMVGVSPPVAQSFREEQKKVGVSPPVAQSFREEEAMVPVRSTPRRKEDPEEDEAPPTAGMRSRLQRLAAQRKYWDGDDSSEAAPDPPSPPKRHPEAAAAPPTPSSGPPAGRRGRLANLAATIGSWEDDLSHAAFPTEKQSSAVPTSAGRGANGAIGAKPSPAGSKSTPGAQALYGPPKPGRIDLPTPQKVEVPAARAALQSVSSIQGPSSPQKSSIQGASFPSTPQKSSIQGASFPSTPQKSSIQGASFPSTPQKSSIQGPCSPQKSSIQGASFPSSPQKSSIQGPCSPQKAGPSSLTSVSQSPLKTQALSRNLNPVPSPQKPELRTKPTITGSSGPKGSPGGPGVKSFLERFGEKCQERSNLSSPAGGSRTPAGTPSSLTPNTRLVQERLRAATHTTTADLTQKQKLERESELAQIRSRFQKGSNLWKDQAAGTNTNTDVKEQPEKPVESGVSQRDEPEDAAAQRTDTPTKSVPPGHGTMSPPASTSSPLRVLRPAERTTEEEEEEEEVKEREMNVDSSINSAVINQLFEGVLDQSDEDDEDEEDALNISSMSLIIPLESVAAVVKSPESRMMTSTPATSFLVKSGTPEEASRRSKFQRSNMVRGASSGETLEEERGLPYSIDSYRSIRVKETERPAVKQVIVRKEDVTQRAEEPRGAALINVKQKMKVLSTGLNLQQTVIHQASQALNCCTDEEHGRGSQVEAEAERLLLVATEKREALKAELERLTRDPTGQKKPLSAPGPSGPSASKGSVTLQELRLPLKADFVCSIANKPEATKHSFFLMLRAGVENTVATPLASTHRGLSGDTLSFPTSFTISDVSSDFEIDVEVYSLVQRRDVGNDKKKKASKSKIIRRHVHEAHDMCMSAMTPKRFLAITKSVQTPVMASPGGPNSVRTSNFLLVGSHKLTLASIGQNKFHLDKVPFLCPLEGNVYLKMQCEVGSQVEERGFLTLFEDVSGFGSWHRRWCVLSGYCISYWTYPDDEKRKNPIGRLNLRHCTSQRVDPVNREFCARPNTLELITVRPQRAEDRETLVSQCTDTMCVTKNWLSADTKDERSLWMSQLNQILVDLRVWQPDACYRPQ, from the exons ATGGATCCATTTACTGAG AAACTGTTGGAGCGGACCCGGGCGCGCAGGGAGAACCTGCAGAAGAAGATGGCCGACAGACCCAACGCGGCGAGCAGAGCGATGGTGAAGAGACCGCTGGCCGACGCCAACAGCGCGACCAGCGGGACGCTCGGCGAGAAAG TTCCACAGCTTTCCTCCAAGCCTTCCCCCTCCAAGCGCCGCTGCTCGGAGGAAAATGTAGCCGGCGAGGAGAACCAGGAGCCAGCGATGAGCCGATCCGTGGCCCCCGTGCTCTCAGACCCCCCCACAGATAAGAAACCCCCAACGGGGCCCAACAGTGTCCGCCACGCCTCGTCTCTGGAGAGGAACGCACCCCGACCCGTGGAGAAGATGGTGGGTGTGTCTCCTCCTGTTGCCCAAAGCTTCAGAGAGGAGCAGAAGAAGGTGGGTGTGTCTCCTCCTGTTGCCCAAAGCTTCAGAGAGGAGGAGGCGATGGTTCCTGTGAGGTCGACCCCTCGGAGGAAGGAGGATCCAGAAGAAGATGAGGCTCCTCCCACTGCCGGCATGCGGTCTCGTCTGCAGAGGCTCGCGGCGCAGAGGAAGTACTGGGATGGAGACG ACTCCTCTGAAGCGGCTCCAGACCCCCCGTCTCCTCCGAAGAGACACCCTGAGGCAGCTGCAGCACCCCCCACCCCGTCCTCAGGACCTCCTGCTGGGAGGAGAGGGCGTCTCGCTAACCTCGCCGCCACCATCGGGTCCTGGGAGGACGACCTGAGCCACGCTGCGTTCCCCACGGAGAAGCAGAGCTCTGCCGTCCCCACGTCAGCCGGCAGAGGAGCTAACGGGGCTATCGGAGCCAAGCCGAGTCCCGCAGGCAGCAAGTCGACGCCCGGCGCTCAG GCTCTGTACGGCCCACCTAAGCCCGGTCGAATTGACCTCCCAACCCCCCAGAAGGTGGAGGTTCCTGCAGCAAGAGCAGCTCTCCAGTCAGTGAGCTCCATCCAGGGTCCATCCAGCCCCCAGAAGAGCTCCATCCAGGGGGCATCCTTCCCCTCCACCCCCCAGAAGAGCTCCATCCAGGGGGCATCCTTCCCCTCCACCCCCCAGAAGAGCTCCATCCAGGGGGCATCCTTCCCCTCCACCCCCCAGAAGAGCTCCATCCAGGGTCCATGCAGCCCCCAGAAGAGCTCCATCCAGGGGGCATCCTTTCCCTCCAGCCCCCAGAAGAGCTCCATCCAGGGTCCATGCAGCCCCCAGAAGGCCGGACCCTCATCCCTAACATCCGTGTCTCAGAGCCCCCTGAAGACCCAGGCCCTCTCCAGGAACCTGAATCCCGTCCCCAGCCCCCAGAAACCAGAACTCAGAACCAAGCCCACCATCACTGGATCCTCTGGGCCCAAGGGCTCCCCAGGAGGACCTG GTGTGAAATCTTTCCTGGAGCGCTTTGGAGAGAAGTGCCAGGAGCGCAGTAACCTTTCCTCTCCAGCAGGGGGCTCCAGGACCCCTGCTGGGACTCCTTCCTCCCTCACCCCGAACACCCGTTTGGTTCAGGAGAGACTGAGAGCCGCCACTCACACAACTACTGCTGACCTCACCCAGAAACAGAAGCTG GAGCGAGAGTCAGAGCTGGCTCAGATCCGCAGTCGCTTCCAGAAGGGGAGCAACTTGTGGAAAGATCAGGCAGCCGGAACCAACACGAACACCGACGTCAAG GAGCAGCCAGAGAAGCCCGTGGAGTCCGGCGTGTCTCAGAGAGACGAGCCGGAGGACGCTGCGGCCCAGAGGACGGACACGCCCACGAAGAGCGTCCCTCCAG gcCATGGGACGATGTCGCCTCCAGCCTCAACATCCAGTCCTCTGAGGGTCCTCCGCCCTGCAGAGAGAACcacagaggaggaagaggaggaggaagaggttaAGGAGCGGGAGATGAACGTGGACAGCTCCATCAACTCTGCTGTTATCAACCAGCTGTTTGAGGGAGTCCTGGACCAGAGcgatgaggatgatgaggatgaggaaGACGCTCTGAACATCTCCTCCATGTCTCTGATCATTCCTCTGGAGAGTGTGGCTGCTGTGGTGAAGAGTCCAGAGAGCAGGATGATG aCGTCTACTCCAGCCACCTCCTTCCTGGTGAAGAGCGGCACTCCCGAAGAGGCGTCCAGGCGGAGTAAGTTCCAGAGATCCAACATGGTGCGAGGCGCCTCCTCGGGGGAGACgctggaggaggagagaggccttCCATACAG catCGACTCCTACAGGTCGATCCGAGTGAAGGAGACGGAGAGGCCGGCAGTGAAGCAGGTGATCGTGAGGAAAGAGGACGTGACTCAGAGAGCAGAGGAGCCCCGCGGAGCCGCTCTGATCAACGTCAAGCAGAAGATGAAG GTCCTGAGCACGGGGCTGAACCTGCAGCAGACGGTCATCCATCAGGCCAGCCAGGCTCTGAACTGCTGCACCGACGAGGAGCACGGCAGGGGGTCGCAGGTGGAGGCCGAGGCCGAGAGGCTGCTGCTGGTGGCCA CGGAGAAGAGGGAGGCTCTGAAGGCAGAGCTGGAGCGTCTGACCAGAGACCCCACGGGACAGAAGAAGCCCCTCTCAGCCCCGGGACCCTCTGGACCCTCGGCCTCTAAAGGCTCCGTCACTCTGCAGGAGCTCCGTCTGCCTCTCAAGGCCGACTTCGTCTGCTCCATCGCCAACAAGCCAG AGGCGACCAAGCACTCGTTCTTCCTGATGCTTCGAGCTGGAGTGGAGAACACTGTGGCGACTCCGCTAGCGAGCACACATCGAGGACTGAGTGGAGACACGCTGTCCTTCCCCACCAGCTTCACCAT ATCGGACGTCTCCAGTGACTTTGAGATCGATGTCGAGGTCTACAGCTTG GTGCAGAGGCGAGACGTCGGCAACGACAAGAAGAAGAAAGCCAGCAAGTCAAAG ataATAAGGAGACATGTTCATGAGGCCCATGATATGTGTATGTCG GCTATGACTCCGAAGAGGTTCCTGGCCATCACT AAAAGTGTCCAGACTCCAG tgatgGCGAGTCCTGGAGGACCGAACTCTGTGCGCACCAGCAACTTCCTCCTGGTCGGATCCCACAAGCTCACCCTGGCCTCCATCGGGCAGAACAAGTTCCACCTGGACAAG GTGCCGTTCCTGTGTCCTCTGGAGGGAAACGTCTACCTGAAGATGCAGTGTGAGGTGGGCTCGCAGGTGGAGGAGAGGGGCTTCCTG ACGCTGTTTGAGGACGTCAGTGGGTTCGGCTCGTGGCACAGGAGGTGGTGTGTTCTGTCCGGATACTGCATCTCCTACTGGACCTACCCCGACGACGAGAAGCGCAAG aacccCATCGGGCGTCTGAACCTGCGTCACTGCACCAGTCAGCGCGTGGACCCGGTGAACAGGGAGTTCTGCGCCCGACCCAACACGTTGGAGCTGATCACTGTTCGGCCGCAGAGAGCCGAGGACCGGGAGACCCTCGTCTCGCAGTGCACCGACACCATGTGTGTCACCAA GAACTGGCTGAGTGCGGACACGAAGGACGAGAGGAGCCTTTGGATGAGCCAACTGAACCAGATTCTGGTGGACCTGAGGGTGTGGCAGCCGGACGCCTGCTACCGGCCGCAGTGA